Genomic segment of Ranitomeya imitator isolate aRanImi1 chromosome 6, aRanImi1.pri, whole genome shotgun sequence:
TTGCTGTCATTATTCTCACTCTCATTATGATTACCATTATTTCCTGTTATCATTATTACAATCAGTATTAATACTTCCAGATCAAATTATGAATGCAAAGTACAATGTATTGTTACAATATTGATTTCTATGCCAGGGGTAATAATTATTTGTATCACTTGTATATTAATATTACTCATAATCTAAAAATATATTACACATTcatatataaaataattaataaaaataatatttattttataataataataacaatttatTTATAATTAATTTATTAAGCAATTATACTACCACAACACTACTATTACAGTATATTACTATGCATCATTAAGTATTAGAAATATTTTAAATAGCAATCATTTGTTGTCTAGCATCCTAGAAAAACAAccactgattttatatatatatatatatatatatatatatatatacatatatatatatatatatacatatatatatatatatatatatatatatatacatatatatatatatatatatatatatatatatatattagtagggtgtgtgtatatatatttagatatgaatatgtatatatatatctatatatgtctatatatatatatacatacacaacatTGCACTTCTGTAATCCATTACTCTCTACAGTGACATTTACCTAAAAGCTTCTCTTAACCCTTACAGAGGACACTGTTGCTGCGACCATTACTCCAGGACTGGTTAACTCTCAGTTTTCCTCTATTCATTAATTAATCTTAGTTGACGTCCTGTGGACTTTGCCAGATTCTTGGCAGGAGAGCTGCACTCAGTGTTTACTGTCTGATTTCCCATAGACTCGGACTATGTGAGGATCCTGCTGCTGGTTGCATGCTTCACTTTGCTGTTATTTGTATATGTGTGGATCTCTACATCTCACTACTGGGGGACCTCCCCTCCTATAGAGCCCCTCCGTTCCCCCCATTGGGAATAGTGTGTCCACACTCTCAGTCCATTTTATATGCCCTAAATATTTAATGGCACAAAGGGAATGTGTTCTCTTAAGAGGTTGACAATGTCATTAAAGGTGAAAATGTAGCGAAGGTTTTATGGTGCCTCCTGTGGATAACCTGCTCTTATAGGCAATGGAAATGTCTGCCTTTAGTAGTCAGGTTTCGTAGTGTTCTTcccggactacaactcccagcaggaacTGGTTTGTGTTAAAGTAGAACAAAAGAAGGCAAAGAAGACATGTTTATTGTCAGTCAATAGGAAAACATttctttttctggattttttttttttgtcattttggcTTTCTTCTTGCAAATGTTAAATATCTGAAGTTAtacattgaatatatatatatagttatacgtaatgtataaaaataaatatttaaaataagCATGGATGttccatatatatgtatatatatatgtatttacatcatataaatattttattattatatatacatatgcacacacatatatatatgcacacatacacacatacatatgttcacacacaaatgtatatatattatgtatacacacacatatatatataatatatatatacacctatatacatatacacacacatatatatacacacacacacacacatatatatatatatacaaatatacatacatacacacatatatacatatatttacacatgcatatgcacacatacatatatatgttcACACACAAATGTATGTATAttgtgtatacacacacatatatatatacaatatatatatatatatatacacccatatacatatacacacatatatatatatacacacacacacacacacacacacacacatatatatacaaatatacatacatacacacatatatacatatatttacacatgcatatgcacacatacatatatatgttcacacacaaatatatgtatattgtgtatacacacacatatatatatacaatatatatatatatacacccatatacatatacacacatatatatatatatacacacacacacacacacacacacacacacatatatatatacaaatatacatacatacacacatatatacatatatttacacatgcatatgcacacatacatatatatgttcACACACAAATGTATGTATAttgtgtatacacacacatatatatatacacccatatacacatacacatatatactcacacacatatatgtatatatatatatatatatatatatatatatatatatatacacacacacatacatatatatgtgtattcacacatatacacacacatatatacatatagttACAcatgaatatgtatatatatatatatttgtatatatatatatatcgttaaATCAGCTTGTAGGAACAGGATTAGAGGGCTGTCTGATCTGCAGTCCTCCTCCTTCACATCAGGTAGACAGGACATTTTCCAGTCTGCTACAGTAtaagtgaaattgacagcaattttTCTTTTATCTTGCAGACGATCTCGCTCACGCTCCTTCTAGAAGACAGAGGTATTTGTTTGATGTGTCCACCCTGTCTGACAAAGAGGAGCTGGTGGGAGCTGAGCTAAGGATCTTTAGGAATTCTCCTATGGAGTTGTCGAAAGCCCCTTCGGGGTTGTACCACCTGCAGGTGTCTTCCTGCACGTCCCAAACTCTGCTGGACTCCAGGACTCTGGACCTGAGGGACACTCTAGTGCCAGGATGGGAAGTTTTTGATGTATGGAAAAGCCTGAATGCTGTGGGTAAGCCCAGAAAGCCAGTTTGCTTGGAGTTAAGAGCCACCTCGGCCACATCTGGCTTGGAGGTGAGTCTAAGAAGTCTAGGCTTGTCCAGGAAACCCAAATCTCAACAGGAGAAGGCTCTCCTAGTGGCTTTTACCAAATCAAAGAAGAAGAACCTCTACAATGAGTTGAAGGAACAGGTTCACTCAGCCAAAGGGCTGGAGAAAGAAGTCAGGTTACAATTTAAAACTAAGAGGAAGAGAAGGACAACGTTTAATAGTCGACATGGGAAACGGCATGGGAGGAAGTCACGTCTAAGGTGCAGCAAAAAGCCCCTTCATGTGAACTTTAAGGAGTTGGGCTGGGATGACTGGATAATTGCTCCCTTAGAATATGAAGCCTATCATTGTGAAGGAGTATGTGACTTCCCTCTGAGGTCTCATCTGGAGCCAACCAATCATGCCATTATCCAGACCTTGATGAACTCTATGGATCCAGGGTCTACTCCTCCGAGCTGTTGTGTCCCAACAAAATTGACTCCTATCAGCATTTTGTACATTGATGCAGGTAATAACGTGGTATACAAACAGTATGAAGACATGGTGGTAGAGTCTTGTGGCTGCAGGTAGCAGCTGCTTTGGATGTTCTCAGTATCATCAAAGCTGATATGAAGGGAGATAAAGAAAACTCATGGACAAGCAAGGGTTGGCCCAGGTCGGAGTTCTTTCTATACTACTTCCAGGGATTGTGGTTTCCACCCTTTATTCTTgcaccatcccccccaaaaaaaaaacacaaaacaggtgCAGATCAGTGATGGCTTTATGTGGACAAATTAGAAGCAAAGCCATAACAATGTGTCACCTGGGTTAGAAGTAAAAACTGCATTCATCTTATGGTGGGTCATATCTTTAGAGCTTCACTGAAATGATTGTGGTAGTAGGTGGACCCTCCAGGTtggattggattttttttttacatcagacaGAAGAGAACTTGGCCAGTGCATACAGTAGAATTTGTCTGGTTAGAGCTCAAATCCAGATTCATGTACAAAGTTCCAGACCTGGTGATGAGGACtgcacaagaggaggaggaggtggtggaggagtaggtggtggaggAAGGGTGTATTATGGTGGCACTTTGTTAACCCCCTTccccctccctttttttttttttttgcttcaaatctgATGGAACTAGCGCCATCCAGACCCAATGGAGGGGGAGTCATGTCTGGAGAGCAGAGGATTATGTTGCTGTTGATTTTTGGAGTGTACACAAGTTGCTGTGACAGGCACCTGTTCAAACTGAGTCCATTTAAGATTACAGGAAAGCAATAGTCTGTTCTTTTCATGGGCTGGCATGCGAAGAGTAATAGAAGTAGGGGGCTCATAAAGTTTTTCTCTTTTAATTTTAACTACCTGTCTTATCACCTTGAGCTATCTGAATTGCTCCAATAACATTGCACAATAACAACACCCAAAGAAAAGGAAAGGGAAAAAAATACCCCAAAGAAAGAGAAAGGTGGAGGTGATGAGAGAGGATGGAAGGAGGTCAATGAAACATCCAAAGTATTAAAGGATTTTTATCAGCTCTGCTTATATGATAGGCTTCACAGTCATTACTTTAGTGATTTAGAGACAATCACAACTCACATTCTCAATTAAATAATACAATATTATTATGACATTGCATAAAATCCATCTGACTTCAATAGTACCCTATGGGGAAAATTACTGTTATTTGCCCTAGCTGCAAAATATCCAACATTAgtaaaataaaaaagataaaaaaatctgTATAAATATTGCTTTCATGCAAAACATTATTTGTGATTTTGCCATGTGATGTCATGTGGTCACCTGATTACATTATTGCAATTACCAAACTTGTCAGAATCATGAGTTCTGGATTTTTGTCCTAAGATGCAACTAACAAGTAAAAAGTGATATGTTACAGGGATAACCTGAACCTAGAATATTTCCCATTTTATTCCTGATACATTGCAGTGGATTGAGCAGTGTCCATGTTGTGTGCCATCAGTAACCTATATTATCTATAGGGCATATGTAGCTTATTTCCTATGTAGTCTAATAGGAGCCATGAGAAGCACAATGTATGAGCCTGGACAAGAGCGGATCCTCATTGTCTGTGCAGCATGGACACTGGTCATAGAATGGGATAATTAGCTACATTCTGATACTAAATGGTAATAAAAGGTCAGCCTGTCTTATATTGTTCTTTACTACAACAATAAGTTCAtcgtaaaaatactttttttttttttttgtgcttattCTATTGGACTTTCTGGTTTACAAAACCTATTTTCATATATcctataaggctacgttcccacaataaacttttggtgagtttttgacgcagcagaatttctgcacctattatttatattaggtttacatttttttaactgcatttttatGTGCCTTTTTTTAGAACAtgcatttttatcacatttttgactGTGGGTTTTGTCACTTGATGGTGTGTCTTGCGCTAAATAAAGATGCTATTTTattcttcctggtatttggctttgagaaAACTTCATTGACATACTTAGGTGCAGATAACATGGATTTTTATGTGTTTCCACtgcagattacatgcatttttcatGTGTTTCTGCTGTGGATTAtatgcatttttgaagcgtttccggttccgattacatgcatttttttttatttgtttctgctgtggattacatgcattttttatgtgtttctgctgtggattacatgcatttttttatgtgtttctgctgtggattacatgcatttttcatGTGTTTCTGCTGTGGATTAtatgcatttttgaagcgtttccggttccgattacatgcatttttttttatttgtttctgctgtggattacatgcattttttatgtgtttctgctgtggattacatgcatttttttatgtgtttctgctgtggattacatgcatttttcatGTGTTTCTGCTGTGGATTACATGAATTTTTCATGTGTTTCTGCTGTGGATTATATGCATTTTTCATGTGTTTCTGCTGTGGATTATATGCATTTTTCATATGTTTTTGCTGTGGATTATATGCATTTTTCATGTGTTTCTGCTGTGGATTACAcgctttttttatgtgtttttgctaTGGATTACATACATTTTTCATGTGTTTCTGCTGTGGATTACATGTATTTTTTATGTGTTTCAGCTGCAGATTACTTGTCTTTATAATGTGTTTCCGCTGCatattacatgcattttttatgtgtttctgcTGTTGATTATGTGTGTTTTTGATGTTTTTCCACTGCAGAAATGCACCTAAAACGCATGGGTGTTTTTTACCAGTGATTTTTTGCATCAAATGAAAGTGTATGGGGAGAATCTGCACTGAAAAATCagcatacccgcaagagaaattgacatgttgcggatgtGAAACACGTACTGCAGGTCAGGTTACACTGAGTAAGAAAGAAGTAcagcgggcaggagatttctataaatcccatccactttctaGATCTCTTAAGATGCTGCAATACACAGCATAAAAACACTCCTGAAGCTCACACAATGGGCCTGATTGATCAAAGCTTTTTAAAAAAggataaaaagctttgaaaagtcacaaaatttgggtGCAACGTGAGACTTTTGGCCTTCTCATGCCATTTTAGCCGAGTTCCAACAAAGTGGGCCTCTTAGTACAttaggagcgtctgactccagcatgcCCCTTATGAAGACTGGTGTGAAAAaagccagtcttgatgaattggggccaaatTTTTTTTAGATGTATGTGAACCCAGCAAGTTTTTCAGTCTTTTGTGTCTGAACTCTGAAgtaatttttagcatttttttgctaatttttttgtGTGACACCTTTGGTCACTGGCCCTTTTTATAAACTCGTATTGAGGaagctacactgctcaaaaaaataaagggaatactaaaataccacaacctagatatctctgaatgaaatgttccagttgcaaatttttgttcaatgcatagtggaatgtgttcagaaaaataaaacataacaattatcaatgtaaatcaaaattaatatcccatggaggtctggatttggaatgattctcaaaatcaaagaggaaaatcaaattacaggctgatccaacttcagtagaaat
This window contains:
- the GDF6 gene encoding growth/differentiation factor 6, which codes for MDPHGGSLSAALLLVCFLWDIPCAQQASIPANQQDRAQRRQHREGAREQPRPAPVVPHEYMLSIYKTFSTAEKLGINASFFQSSKSANTITSFVDRYWDDLAHAPSRRQRYLFDVSTLSDKEELVGAELRIFRNSPMELSKAPSGLYHLQVSSCTSQTLLDSRTLDLRDTLVPGWEVFDVWKSLNAVGKPRKPVCLELRATSATSGLEVSLRSLGLSRKPKSQQEKALLVAFTKSKKKNLYNELKEQVHSAKGLEKEVRLQFKTKRKRRTTFNSRHGKRHGRKSRLRCSKKPLHVNFKELGWDDWIIAPLEYEAYHCEGVCDFPLRSHLEPTNHAIIQTLMNSMDPGSTPPSCCVPTKLTPISILYIDAGNNVVYKQYEDMVVESCGCR